A region of the Chryseobacterium cucumeris genome:
GAACAGGCAGCGAAACTGCAAAGAATCGTAGAATTTGTACACAAAAATTCAGAAAGTAAAATAGGAATCCAGCTGGCTCATGCCGGAAGAAAAGGATCAACATGGAATAATATACAGATTCCTGTGGAAGAAGGTTGGGAAACTGTAGCTCCAAGCCCTATTCCTTATCACCCTACGGAAAGAATTCCTCATGTACTGGGTACAGATGAGGTAAAGGAGATTGTTCAGAATTTTAAAAAAGCTGCCCGAAGAGCTGTAAAAGCAGGTTTTGATGTCATCGAAATTCATGGTGCTCACGGATATTTGATCCATCAGTTTCTGTCGCCGCTTTCCAATATCCGAACGGATGAATATGGAGGTAGTTTTGAAAACAGAATCAGATTTCTGATCGAAATTGTAGATGCTGTTAATGAAGAACTGGACAAAAATACTGCCCTTTTTGTAAGGATTTCAGGAACGGAATATGCTGAGAATGGCTGGGATATTCAGAGTAGTGTAGCGCTGGCAAAAATTTTAAAAGAGCATTCCGTAGACCTTGTAGATGTATCCAGCGGTGGAAATATTCATGGAGCTAAAATCCCGGTTTTCGATGGTTATCAGGTTCCTTTTTCTTCGCAGGTGAGAAATGAGGCTGAAGTGAAGACAGGAGCGGTGGGATTGATTACCAGGGTAGAACAAGCCGACGAAATCCTTCAGAAAGGGGATGCTGATCTTATCTTTGTAGCAAGGGAGATTCTGAGAAATCCTTATATTGCTGTTCAGGGATCTTTTGAAATGAAAGAAGACTGCTTTTTTCCACATCAGTATACCAGAGCCAAAATCTCTTCTTAGTTACCCCAATAATCTGTAAAACCACAGGAATGAATATTGATGATTTCATGCTTACCTGCCCCAGTAAAAAATTCCTTGGGGTAGAATGTCTGGGATGTGGTGCTCAGAGAGCGATCCTGTTGGTATTTGAAGGAAAGTTTTCGGAAGCGTTTCAAATGTATCCGGCTGTATACACTTTATTGTTATTCTTTTTGATCCTTGGGGTAAGTTTTATCGATAGAAAAAGAAAATACAGTAAAATTTTAATGATTATGGTGGTCGTTAACCTGATTATTATGGTAATCGGGTATATGTACAAACACTGTTAACTATTAGAATCAACAGTAACCGTTTGATTATTAGTTGTTTTTGTGTTTTGATCTTCTTTGGTGTTATGTAGAAAAATTTTAATAAAAAATATAATTTATTAGATTAAAATTCCTGTATTGTTTTGTTGTGTAGAATTTTAAAATGTCGTAGAACTACTACAATTTATGAAACAGTGCCTTAAAAACTTTTTAAATTAGAACATGACCTTTATCTTTGTTTTATAAATCCTATAGCAGGGATCTCGTTAATGATTAAAATTTAAGAATATGGCAGGAAATTCAAGAGGAATCTTAAAATTCAATGGAGGTGAAGGTCAGAAGTTGTTAAAGCTTAACTATAGTGTGTCAAGATCTACAGATGTTTCAGGACGTGTAGCCTCTGACCCGTCAAACGCATTGATCAAAGTAACAATTGAAGCAACAGAAAAATCTGATGTTTTAGAAAGTTTATTAAACAGTAAATACAAACCAACTAGCGGGGAAATCAACTTTAATAAATCTCACGAAGAGGGAACATTGATCTCTCTGAAATGGGAAAACGGATATGTTATCCAGCATGAAGTAGACTTTGATGCCATTGATAGCAATAATATGCTGATCAGCTTTGTAGTAAGTGCTGAAAGCATCACATATGGAAACTCATCTTATGACGGACTTTGGCCGATGAGCTAAGTCTTTCATGAGCCAGAAATAAAAGACTGTCCTTACAAGACGGTCTTTTTTTACCTAGGACTATATTCTACAGGATTTTTGTTTTTAATTTTTAAACTCTCTTTCTGTTGAATAATCGTTTAAAAAACAAATCAAATCACTAAAAATATGTCAAATACACCTGGAAACTCACAAGCGGCGTCTTTTCGTCCGACGCAGAATGCAGATGGTATTTCCGAAAACCATCACACAGGTATCAACCGTCTGGTAAAGCTTTCTCTTGTCATAGAAGGGAAAATTATCAAGTACTACAAGCATTTCAAGCTTAAACAAAGTACCAGACGACATCACGAATTTACACTGACACTGGCACACGATACCCTGGGAGACAGACAGACCCACTCACTGGAGGAAGCTAACAAGTTTCTCGGAAAAAGACTTACGGCGGTTATTTCCTATAAAGATATAGATAACAGTCCGGAACGAACTTTTGTGGGAGTGATTACCGGAGTAGGATTCAGTCAGGAGCATATGAGTCTGGGAAATATTGTACTTACAGGTTACAGTCCGACCATCCTTCTTGACGGAGCACCACACATCCAGAGTTTTGGAGGAAGCCAGCCGGTTAATATCGGAATTATTGCAGAAGAAGTGATCAAACAAGGGATTGATAAAAGCCGTTTTGATATCAGGGTAGATGCCAATAATTTCTCTCAGATCATCTATAGCAGCCAGTATGATGAAACCCATTATAACTATCTGGCAAGAATGGCCGAAGCATACGGTGAACAATTCTACTACGATGGTGAAGTTTTACATTTCGGAAAACTGCCGGCTCAGAATAAACCTATTACCCTTACTTACGGAAGCAGCGCCAATGAAATTAAAGTTGAGCTGAAAGCGGTACACACCAAACCACAATTTTACGGTTATAACAGTAATAAAAATGAAAAGCTGACTTCTGGGTCTACACCCATCAAACATGTGAGTGATCTTGCAAAAACAGCATACAGCCATAACGAAACTATTTATAAAACACCGGCTTTACAGATTGCTCCTATCAAAGCTGCCACACACCTGGATGTGGAGTATTCGCAGAAAAGCGCTTCAGGAAGTGAGGCGGTGAATGTTTTTTCCGTTTCAGGAAATACAACGGTTCCTTTCCTTCACCCGGGGTGCGTAGCAGACGTCCAGATGCGTAAACAGGATTCCAATGAAACCTCTTATTTCACAAGGATAATGATTACGGAATCAGAACATGAGATTGACACAATAGGTCATTATAAAGGAAGCTTCGTAGGAATTGCAGCAGATACAGGGTTTCTTCCAAAGCCGGAATACACCATTCCGAAAGCTGAGCCACAAACTGCCACCGTAATTTCCAATACGGATCCCGAAGGACAGGGAAGAATACAGGTAAGATTTGACTGGCAGACCAATGATACCACTCATTTTATCCGTATGATGAGCCCAGATGCCGGAGGAACAGATCAGATTACCCAAAACCGTGGGTATGTAGCCATTCCGGAAGTGGGGGATCAGGTGATGGTTAATTTTGTGCACAGCCATCCGGACAGACCTTTCGTAATGGGAGGAATGTTCCATGGAGGAGTTGCTTTGGGCGGCGGCGTAAACAATCACCTTAAGTCTATTCAAACCAGAAGCGGAATCAGGATACTGATGAATGATGAAGAAGGAAGTGTAACCATTCTTGATCCAAGCGGTAATACCTATTACATGGACGGACAGGGAAATATCAGTATGAAAGCCCCTAAAAACTTTACGTTGAATGCGGGTGATAATATCAACATTACTGCAGGAAAAGAAATTTCTATAGGCGCAGGAGCAAGTATTACCAGTACAGCCAACGATAATATTGTTTCCATCGCAGGAAAAGATATGAAACTTACGGCTTCGGGAGATATTACGGAAACTTCCGATACCAGAACGGAAATGATTGAAAAAGAATTCAAAAGACAATCTGAAACCTCCAATGAAATTGCAGGTGAAATTTCCATGTTCAGTCAACTGGAAAATATGACCATGCAGAGCGGAAAGATTGTAGAATTCAACAGTGCTGAAAAATCAAAACTCTTCTGATATGGCAATCATCAAAACAGCAACCAACCTGCGCATAACAGTTAAAGATTCTTACCATCTGAGTGTAGGAAAAAAGGTTGAAAAAATAGCAAAGAAAATCAATGTGGAAGCACATAAGGAAAATCTGGTTTTAGCGAGTAACAAGAAGATTATGTCCCATGGTCATAAGTAAATGTAACCTGCTGATTCTTTTTATATGGTGTTTTTCATTAACGAATTGTCAGAATAAAAAAATGGAAGAAAAATACAGTTGGCTGGGAACCGTTTCTGCCCCGGAGGAATACCCGATGGAAGTCTATGAAGGTGCTATTGTTGCCGATGGTTTTACCTACAGCTTTGATGCCATCTGGGGAACACAGAATACAGGCTGGGGTAAAGAAGGCGGTACCATGAACGTTAATACCGAAAGCATGAGTGCGCCCTATAAACTGGAATTTACATGGTATTCTTTGGTAGAAAATAAATTCTACACCGGAAAATGGGACCTGGATAAAGAAAAGATCAAAAAACTTTTGGATGAGGGGTTTGTAGACCAGGACACAAAAAAGAAATCTACTTACAATTCCTTTGTGGTAGGATTAGCTCCACAAGGAAGAGTTGTGCTTTGGATGAAAGGTCCGGGAAACCAGAAAGAAGTAGGTGCTTTTCAGGCTCATGATACCATTATCACCAAAGAAAAAGCATACGATAATGCTCAGTATATGTTGAATGAAGGCTTTGCAGAAAGAATGTTGAAAGATCCGTCTTATAAGACATTCAAGCCGGAAATTCGTGAGAAAATTGAAAAAGAAGGCTATCCGCCAGCAGATATTTATAACGTTTATCGGGAAAGATACAGCTGGAAACCTTCCGTGATTCTCCCTGAAGGAGCCACCTGGATAGATTTTGGTTTTACCGGTTACAACGGTGAACAGGAAAACCTTTTTGACCAAAGCTTGAAAGAGAATACGTACAAAAGCAGGGCTATCCCAAAATTCTGCGGTTTGTACTGGAAAGACAAGAACAACAACAGGTATGCAGTATGGATAGACGCTTTTGATGATAAAGAGATATTTGATTTGTTTCAGAAATCGGGAAAAGACAAAAATATTGATCTGACCATTAAAGTAAACGAAGACAATACAAAGGTCTTGGTCTCTTTAGAATCTGAAAAAGAAAAACTGGCAGTTACCAAAGCAAAAATAAGGGTATCCCGAAAGATAGAATGATAATATTCACTCAGTCAATTTAAAAACAAGAACGATGCACAACAATCAATTTGGAAGTTATACACCATCTGTATCCAAAGAGGAAGTACTGGATATTACCATTGGGATTTTTTTTGACGGAACCCTGAATAATAAAACCAATACGGAAGAGAGAAGGAAAGGGACAGATGCTCATAAAAAACATGGTGGTGGAGCTAAAGACAATACCAGTTATAACAATGACTGGAGTAATGTAGCCCGCATGTGGGATAACTATGATAAAAACTTCGGGATTTATATAGAAGGTATCGGTACACTGGATAAAGAAGGAGATGCAACGCTCGGATACGCTTTCGGTACCGGAGAAACCGGGATCAGATCAAAAGTGAGAAAAGGCTGCGAAGAAATCGTAAAAAAAGTGAAAACCATTAAAGCTGAAAAGAAAGCCGATAAAATTGCCGTACTTACTTTCGATGTATTCGGATTCAGCCGTGGAGCAGCCGCTGCCCGTAATTTTGTATACGAAATCGGAAAAGCAAAATATAAAGCCAGTTCACGAACCGTCGCAAACGAAGCTGTTTCAGTGACCACCTATTCAGATGATGATGGAAAAAATGTTGATTCTGAAGAACTTCCAAAATGGGGACATCTCGGTCTTAAACTCGAAGAAGCAGGTTTAAAAGTTGATGTGTTGAAAGTGAGATTTCTGGGGATTTACGATACCGTTTCTTCCTATTCAAAATACCTGTCACCAATGCCCAATTTCAGTAACGATGTTGAAGAATTAAGCCTGAATGACATCGGAAAAGCCCAAACTGTAGTTCACTTTATTGCAGCCGATGAGCACAGAGAAAACTTTGACCTTACAAGAGTACATATCGGAATCGAAAAAACATTCCCAGGTGTACACTGCGACGTCGGAGGTGCCTATGAAAACGGACAGGAAACGTGGGAGGAAGTGGAAACATCCTGGACAACCAGTTCCAAATTAGAAGCATTAAAAGCAGAACTCGTATCAGAAGGTTGGTATGAAAAAGATATGCTTACCATTACCCCCGGATTCTATTTATCATTGAGAGGGTCCCGTTACCTGCTGAAAACTTACAGCTATATTCCTCTACATTTTATGGCTGAATACGGCATTGAGAAAAATCTTCCTATCACCTTGAAAAAAATGACTGATGATAAATATTCCATTTTGAATGATCAGTTTTTAATAGGAATAAAAGACCGTCTCAGAACTTATGTGATGGGAAATGGCAAACCTTATGCCTTCAAACATTTTAAAGCGCTGCGTGATGCTTATGGTGGAAACGAAGTCCCGGAAGACCGTCAGGATGCTTATCAGAAAGAAGTAAAAGAACAGAACGATTTGAGATTCCTTCGTCTTCATTACCTTCACTGGTCAGCAAGAAGAGAAAAAATAGGTATGGATCCGAGACCGAACAGAACAAGAGTTATCCATTAAATATTTAAATAAGAGTATTATACCAAGAAAGAAATTGAAGCAGGAACATTTTTATGCAGAAATATAATATACATACCGTTCAGAAAGATGAAACTTTAAAAAGTATAGCCTTGCTGTACGGGCTGGATAAAGATGCATTAAAACTCTTCCATAATAACCACTGTGCTGTGAAAGATATGATTCTGATCAATCTCAACGGGCAGAAAGAGCTTTTTGTTCCGAGAACAGCGGTTGCTGATCAAAAGAGTCTGGTTAAATTCGGAAAAGGAAACAGCCTTACTCTTCAGCCTGAAAACAAAGTGCGAAGATACAGTGTCGTTATTACCATTGAAAAAGGAGAATCGAAAAACGAATTAAAATATGAAACATCAGTTCGCTGGCTGAAAACAGAAAAAGGGCATCATTTTTTTGAGATAGACAGAACATCAAAACTCTATCTCAACGAAGAAGAAGTGAATGAAATTGCAGATCTGCTCGCTTACAGAACCTCCGGGATCTTATATCCTTTACAGATCAGTACAGATGAACATGGAAGGTTTGAAACCGTAGAAAATGCAGAGGTATTTTCCAAAAGATGGCCAGCTGTAAAAGAAGAACTCTATAAAGAATTTGATGGCGAAACGGTAGACGAATACTGCGGAAAGATTGAAAAAGTGATCAGCCAGCCCGAAGCAATCAATCTGTATATTAAAAATGATTATTTCATCCGCTCATTATTTTTTGGAATATATCAGCGTTTCGGAAATGAATATAGAACTGAGATGACAGAAACCTTTCCGGTAACAGATAATGCCATTGAACCTGCATATAAACTGACACTGGAAACAGATCCGGTGAAAGGAGAAACCGGCCTGATTACCATAGAAGGATATGGAAAGTTATATGACGAAAGAAATATTGATGATTTTATAAGAAAATCACCTTTTTCATTGATTATAGAAGATCATCCTGTGATGAATGAAGAAGGAACTTTCAGACTCATAAGCTATCTGAAAGGAGAAACTTCACTTCCGGAATCTCTTTACCTGGAATGCAGTATCATGCTGCAGGAAGAGAAAAAGATTTCAGTATCAGTTTCAGGAATTGATGAAAACTAAATTACCATTTCACTAAAGATAAAATTAATATGGCAGAAAAACATATTGTAGTACAGGGCGCCCTATGCAAATGCCAGTTCGGACAGGCTCCGGACAAGCTCAAAGTACTTACACACCAAAAAGAATATGCCAATGATAAAAGCGCTTCCAAAAAACTGATCGTTACTACGAAAGAAATAGGAGCAGACACATTTGAAAAAAACACATTCGGAAACTGTACCAAAATGGGAGGTCCGCCTCCACCATGTAAAATTATGGTTACAGAATGGCAGAATTTTTATGATAAAGTACAGCTCAGCAATGGCGGATATATCATTGTGGAAGACAGCAAAGCCGTGTGTGCTGTTGCCGGAACGCCATGCATCGAGATTATAGACCACGGGCAAAGAGCAGAAGCCAGCCAGCAGAACTTTAAAAATGCAGACAAAGATGTTCAGCAGCAGA
Encoded here:
- the namA gene encoding NADPH dehydrogenase NamA; translated protein: MLYTPIKFRNIELKNRCVMSPMCMYSCENGEANDFHFVHYGSRSQGGTGLLMVEATGVEPKGRITNHCMGIWNDEQAAKLQRIVEFVHKNSESKIGIQLAHAGRKGSTWNNIQIPVEEGWETVAPSPIPYHPTERIPHVLGTDEVKEIVQNFKKAARRAVKAGFDVIEIHGAHGYLIHQFLSPLSNIRTDEYGGSFENRIRFLIEIVDAVNEELDKNTALFVRISGTEYAENGWDIQSSVALAKILKEHSVDLVDVSSGGNIHGAKIPVFDGYQVPFSSQVRNEAEVKTGAVGLITRVEQADEILQKGDADLIFVAREILRNPYIAVQGSFEMKEDCFFPHQYTRAKISS
- a CDS encoding DUF2752 domain-containing protein; protein product: MNIDDFMLTCPSKKFLGVECLGCGAQRAILLVFEGKFSEAFQMYPAVYTLLLFFLILGVSFIDRKRKYSKILMIMVVVNLIIMVIGYMYKHC
- the tssD gene encoding type VI secretion system tube protein TssD, which encodes MAGNSRGILKFNGGEGQKLLKLNYSVSRSTDVSGRVASDPSNALIKVTIEATEKSDVLESLLNSKYKPTSGEINFNKSHEEGTLISLKWENGYVIQHEVDFDAIDSNNMLISFVVSAESITYGNSSYDGLWPMS
- a CDS encoding type VI secretion system Vgr family protein, whose product is MSNTPGNSQAASFRPTQNADGISENHHTGINRLVKLSLVIEGKIIKYYKHFKLKQSTRRHHEFTLTLAHDTLGDRQTHSLEEANKFLGKRLTAVISYKDIDNSPERTFVGVITGVGFSQEHMSLGNIVLTGYSPTILLDGAPHIQSFGGSQPVNIGIIAEEVIKQGIDKSRFDIRVDANNFSQIIYSSQYDETHYNYLARMAEAYGEQFYYDGEVLHFGKLPAQNKPITLTYGSSANEIKVELKAVHTKPQFYGYNSNKNEKLTSGSTPIKHVSDLAKTAYSHNETIYKTPALQIAPIKAATHLDVEYSQKSASGSEAVNVFSVSGNTTVPFLHPGCVADVQMRKQDSNETSYFTRIMITESEHEIDTIGHYKGSFVGIAADTGFLPKPEYTIPKAEPQTATVISNTDPEGQGRIQVRFDWQTNDTTHFIRMMSPDAGGTDQITQNRGYVAIPEVGDQVMVNFVHSHPDRPFVMGGMFHGGVALGGGVNNHLKSIQTRSGIRILMNDEEGSVTILDPSGNTYYMDGQGNISMKAPKNFTLNAGDNINITAGKEISIGAGASITSTANDNIVSIAGKDMKLTASGDITETSDTRTEMIEKEFKRQSETSNEIAGEISMFSQLENMTMQSGKIVEFNSAEKSKLF
- a CDS encoding DUF2931 family protein, which codes for MEEKYSWLGTVSAPEEYPMEVYEGAIVADGFTYSFDAIWGTQNTGWGKEGGTMNVNTESMSAPYKLEFTWYSLVENKFYTGKWDLDKEKIKKLLDEGFVDQDTKKKSTYNSFVVGLAPQGRVVLWMKGPGNQKEVGAFQAHDTIITKEKAYDNAQYMLNEGFAERMLKDPSYKTFKPEIREKIEKEGYPPADIYNVYRERYSWKPSVILPEGATWIDFGFTGYNGEQENLFDQSLKENTYKSRAIPKFCGLYWKDKNNNRYAVWIDAFDDKEIFDLFQKSGKDKNIDLTIKVNEDNTKVLVSLESEKEKLAVTKAKIRVSRKIE
- a CDS encoding T6SS phospholipase effector Tle1-like catalytic domain-containing protein gives rise to the protein MHNNQFGSYTPSVSKEEVLDITIGIFFDGTLNNKTNTEERRKGTDAHKKHGGGAKDNTSYNNDWSNVARMWDNYDKNFGIYIEGIGTLDKEGDATLGYAFGTGETGIRSKVRKGCEEIVKKVKTIKAEKKADKIAVLTFDVFGFSRGAAAARNFVYEIGKAKYKASSRTVANEAVSVTTYSDDDGKNVDSEELPKWGHLGLKLEEAGLKVDVLKVRFLGIYDTVSSYSKYLSPMPNFSNDVEELSLNDIGKAQTVVHFIAADEHRENFDLTRVHIGIEKTFPGVHCDVGGAYENGQETWEEVETSWTTSSKLEALKAELVSEGWYEKDMLTITPGFYLSLRGSRYLLKTYSYIPLHFMAEYGIEKNLPITLKKMTDDKYSILNDQFLIGIKDRLRTYVMGNGKPYAFKHFKALRDAYGGNEVPEDRQDAYQKEVKEQNDLRFLRLHYLHWSARREKIGMDPRPNRTRVIH
- a CDS encoding DUF4280 domain-containing protein; the protein is MAEKHIVVQGALCKCQFGQAPDKLKVLTHQKEYANDKSASKKLIVTTKEIGADTFEKNTFGNCTKMGGPPPPCKIMVTEWQNFYDKVQLSNGGYIIVEDSKAVCAVAGTPCIEIIDHGQRAEASQQNFKNADKDVQQQINPLVDSEEMYNDQPSGGGQDGAI